The following proteins are co-located in the Rattus norvegicus strain BN/NHsdMcwi chromosome X, GRCr8, whole genome shotgun sequence genome:
- the Zmym3 gene encoding zinc finger MYM-type protein 3 gives MDPSDFPSPFDPLTLPEKPLAGDLPVDMEFGEDLLESQTAPTRGWAPPGPSPSSGALDLLDTPSGLEKDPGVVLDGATELLGLGGLLYKAPSPPEVDHGSEGTLAWDSGEQTLEPGPGCQTPEVMPPDPGAGASPPSPEGLLEPLAPDSPIILESPHIEEEEISPLATSRRGSPGQEEEHTQGQPQSPNAPPSPSVGETLGDGINSSQTKPGVSNPAAHPSLPGDGLTGKEIEKPPERVQKRSERVRRAEPPKPEVVDSTESIPVSDEDSDAMVDDPNDEDFVPFRPRRSPRMSLRSSMAQRAGRSSMGTKMSCAHCRTPLQKGQTAYQRKGLPQLFCSSSCLTTFSKKPLGRKTCTFCKKEIWNTKDSVVVQTGSGSSFQEFCTSVCLSLYEAQQQRPIPQSGDPADATRCSICQKTGEVLHEVSNGSVVHRLCSDSCFSKFRANKGLKTNCCDQCGAYIYARPGGLGPELLFHDGQQKRFCNTTCLGAYKKKNTRVYPCVWCKTLCKNFEMLSHVDRNGKTSLFCSLCCTTSYKVKQAGLTGPPRPCSFCRRSLSDPCYYNKVDRTVYQFCSPSCWTKFQHTSPEGGIHLSCHYCHSLFSGKPEVLEWQDQVFQFCCRDCCEDFKRLRGVVSQCEHCRQEKLLHEKLRFSGVEKSFCSEGCVLLYKQDFTKKLGLCCITCTYCSQTCQRGVTEQLDGSTWDFCSEDCKTKYLLWYCKAARCHACKRQGKLLETIHWRGQIRHFCNQQCLLRFYSQQNQPNLDTQSGPESLLNSQSSESKPQTPSQTKVENNNTVRTPEENENLGKIPVKRVISSVPTPPPPPPPATPRKNKAAMCKPLMQNRGVSCKVEMKSKGSQTEEWKPQVIVLPIPVPIFVPVPMHLYCQKVPVPFSMPIPVPVPMFLPTTLESTEKIVETIEELKVKIPSNPLEADILAMAEMIAEAEELDKASSDLCDLVSNQSAEGLLEDCDLFGTARDDVLAMAVKMANVLDEPGQDLEADFPKNPLDINPSVDFLFDCGLVGPEDVSTEQDLPRAMRKGQKRLMLSESCSRDSLSSQPSCTGLNYSYGVNAWKCWVQSKYANGETSKGDELRFGPKPMRIKEDILACSAAELNYGLAQFVREITRPNGERYEPDSIYYLCLGIQQYLLENNRMVNIFTDLYYLTFVQELNKSLSTWQPTLLPNNTVFSRVEEEHLWECKQLGVYSPFVLLNTLMFFNTKFFGLQTAEEHMQLSFTNVVRQSRKCTTPRGTTKVVSIRYYAPVRQRKGRDTGPGKRKREDETILEQRENRMNPLRCPVKFYEFYLSKCPESLRTRNDVFYLQPERSCIAESPLWYSVIPMDRSMLESMLNRILAVREIYEELGRPGEEDLD, from the exons ATGGACCCCAGTGATTTCCCCAGCCCATTTGACCCATTGACCCTGCCAGAGAAGCCCCTTGCTGGAGACCTTCCAGTAGACATGGAATTTGGAGAGGATCTGCTGGAATCTCAGACTGCCCCAACTCGAGGATGGGCCCCCCCAGGTCCGTCTCCATCCTCTGGAGCCCTGGACCTGCTTGATACCCCTTCTGGCCTGGAGAAGGACCCTGGAGTAGTCCTGGATGGAGCCACTGAGCTACTGGGGCTGGGGGGGCTACTCTATAAAGCCCCTTCTCCCCCAGAGGTGGACCATGGTTCTGAGGGGACCCTTGCATGGGATTCGGGGGAGCAGACCCTAGAGCCTGGACCAGGGTGCCAGACCCCTGAGGTGATGCCACCTGATCCAGGGGCTGGGGCCAGCCCCCCTTCACCTGAAGGGCTACTAGAACCTTTGGCTCCAGATTCTCCAATAATCCTGGAGTCTCCTCATATTGAAGAGGAGGAGATATCCCCCTTAGCTACAAGTAGAAGGGGCTCCcctgggcaggaggaggagcataCCCAAGGGCAGCCACAGAGCCCAAATGCACCCCCTAGCCCTTCAGTGGGAGAGACTCTGGGGGATGGAATCAACAGTTCTCAGACCAAACCTGGGGTATCTAACCCTGCTGCACATCCTTCTTTGCCAG GAGATGGCCTGACTGGGAAGGAGATTGAGAAGCCGCCTGAgagg GTACAGAAGAGAAGCGAGCGCGTTAGAAGAGCAGAACCTCCAAAACCCGAGGTTGTGGACTCCACTGAGAGCA TTCCAGTGTCAGATGAGGATTCTGATGCCATGGTAGATGACCCCAATGATGAGGACTTTGTGCCATTCCGGCCCCGGCGCTCTCCTCGCATGTCCCTGCGCTCAAGTATGGCACAAAGGGCTGGGCGCTCTTCAATGGGCACCAAGATGTCTTGTGCACATTGCCGGACACCACTGCAGAAGGGGCAGACGGCCTATCAGCGCAAGGGGTTGCCTCAGCTCTTCTGTTCTTCATCTTGTCTCACTACTTTCTCCAAGAAGCCCTTGGGCAGAAAGACCTGTACCTTCTGCAAGAA GGAGATCTGGAACACCAAGGATTCAGTTGTGGTACAGACTGGTTCAGGAAGCTCCTTCCAAGAGTTctgcacatctgtctgtctgtctctctatgaGGCCCAGCAGCAGCGTCCAATCCCCCAGTCTGGGGACCCTGCAGATGCCACTCGCTGCAGCATATGCCAGAAGACTGGAGAG GTCCTACATGAGGTCAGCAATGGCAGCGTGGTGCACCGACTCTGCAGTGATTCTTGCTTCTCCAAATTCCGAGCCAACAAGGGACTGAAAACCAACTGTTGTGACCAGTGTGGGGCTTACATCTATGCCAGGCCTGGGGGCCTTGGCCCAGAGCTCCTGTTCCATGATGGTCAACAAAAGCGGTTTTGCAACACAACGTGCTTGGGGGCATACAAGAAG aaaaacacacgtgtgTACCCATGTGTCTGGTGCAAGACCCTGTGTAAGAACTTTGAGATGCTATCACATGTGGATCGTAATGGCAAGACCAGCTTGTTCTGTTCCCTGTGCTGTACCACTTCTTACAAAGTGAAGCAGGCAGGGCTCACTG GCCCTCCCCGACCCTGCAGCTTCTGCCGCCGCAGCCTCTCTGACCCTTGTTACTACAACAAAGTTGATCGCACAGTCTACCAGTTCTGCAGCCCCAGCTGCTGGACCAAGTTCCAG cATACTAGCCCTGAGGGGGGCATTCACCTGAGCTGTCACTACTGCCATAGCCTCTTCAGTGGCAAGCCTGAGGTCTTGGAGTGGCAG GACCAGGTCTTCCAGTTCTGCTGCCGTGATTGCTGTGAGGACTTCAAGCGGCTTCGGGGTGTGGTATCCCAGTGTGAGCACTGCCGGCAGGAAAAGCTCCTGCATGAGAAACTCCGATTCAGTGGGGTAGAGAAAAGCTTCTGCAGTGAAG GCTGTGTGCTGCTATACAAGCAAGATTTTACTAAGAAGCTGGGCTTGTGCTGTATCACTTGTACTTACTGCTCCCAAACCTGTCAGCGTGGAGTCACTGAGCAACTGGATGGAAGCACCTGGGACTTTTGCAGCGAGGACTGTAAGACCAAGTACCTGTTATGGTACTGCAAG GCTGCCCGGTGCCATGCCTGTAAGCGCCAGGGAAAGCTGCTGGAAACCATCCACTGGCGCGGGCAAATCCGTCATTTCTGCAACCAACAGTGTCTGCTGCGCTTCTACAGTCAGCAGAACCAACCCAACTTGGATACCCAGAGTGGGCCAGAAAGCCTCCTGAACA GTCAGTCTTCTGAGTCAAAGCCCCAGACACCCTCTCAAACCAAAGTGGAAAACAACAACACAGTGAGGACCCCAGAGGAGAATGAGAATTTGGGCAAG ATCCCTGTGAAGCGAGTTATTTCAAGTGTGcccactcctccacccccaccacccccagcAACACCCCGAAAAAACAAAGCTGCCATGTGTAAGCCACTGATGCAGAACCGGGGAGTCTCCTGCAAGGTGGAAATGAAGTCCAAAGGAAGTCAGACAG AAGAGTGGAAGCCACAAGTGATTGTGCTGCCCATCCCAGTGCCCATATTTGTGCCAGTGCCTATGCATCTATACTGCCAGAAAGTCCCGGTGCCTTTCTCAATGCCTATCCCG GTGCCTGTGCCCATGTTCCTGCCCACTACCTTGGAGAGCACAGAGAAGATCGTGGAGACCATTGAGGAGCTGAAGGTGAAGATCCCATCCAACCCCTTGGAGGCTGACATCCTGGCCATGGCAGAAATGATTGCAGAGGCGGAAGAGTTAGACAAGGCCTCCTCTGATCTTTGCG atctTGTGAGCAACCAGAGTGCAGAGGGACTTCTGGAAGACTGTGACCTGTTTGGGACAGCCCGGGATGATGTCCTAGCCATGGCTGTTAAGATGGCTAATGTCTTAGATGAGCCTGGGCAAGACTTGGAAGCTGATTTTCCCAAGA ATCCTTTGGACATTAACCCAAGTGTAGACTTCCTCTTTGATTGTGGCCTTGTAGGGCCTGAGGATGTATCTACTGAACAGGACCTTCCTAGAGCCATGAGGAAG GGTCAAAAGAGGCTGATGCTTTCTGAAAGCTGTTCCAGAGACTCTCTGAGCAGCCAGCCTAGTTGTACTGGTCTCAACTATTCATATGGTGTCAATGCTTGGAAATGCTGGGTACAGTCAAAATATGCCAATGGAGAGACCAGCAAAGGTGATGAGCTACGCTTTGGCC CCAAACCCATGCGTATCAAGGAGGATATTCTCGCCTGTTCAGCTGCTGAGCTCAACTATGGTCTGGCCCAGTTTGTGAGAGAAATTACTCGACCCAATGGTGAACGATATGAACCTGACAGTATCTACTACCTGTGTCTTGGTATTCAGCAG tattTGCTGGAAAATAACCGAATGGTGAACATTTTCACGGACCTTTACTACTTGACTTTCGTTCAAGAACTCAACAAGTCTCTGAGTACCTGGCAGCCCACACTCCTCCCCAACA ATACTGTATTCTCCCGTGTGGAGGAAGAACACCTCTGGGAGTGCAAGCAACTGGGGGTTTATTCTCCCTTTGTCCTTCTCAACACCCTCATGTTCTTCAACACTAAGTTTTTTGGACTGCAGACAGCTGAGGAACACATGCAGCTCTCTTTCACTAATGTGGTGCGACAGTCTCGCAAGTGTACCACGCCTCGGGGCACCACAAAGGTGGTGAGCATCCGCTACTATGCCCCAGTCCGACAGAGGAAAGGGCGAG